In Sphingomonas sp. M1-B02, the sequence CGGCTGGCCGGCGTACCCGCGCACGCAACGCTGCCGGCCAACAGCCTTTCGCTTTCAACAGTGGGCCATCTCCGCTCGCTCGGACCCGTCTGCGATCAGCGCCGTGACGACGCGTCCGGAGGCCCACCAGATTGCCGCGGTGGCGGCGACTGCGACCGGCCCGTCGACGGCATAATGCCAACCAAGATGAATCGAGCCGATCCAGATTAGCGCGGCATAGATCGTCATGACCCAACCGGCGCGGCGATCGATTTGGAATGCCGCCATCGCAAAAAGCGCCGCAAGCGCATTGTGCAAGGATGGCATGGCCGAGATCCCACCCCCGATCGCAAGCGCGCCACGGCTGTCGTGAAGCTCCAACAGGCCATGCTGGAACTCCAACGCGGACAGGCCGGCCATCGGCCATTCGCTCGAAATCCAGTTCTGTTGCCCCTGGAGCCGCGCAAACAGCGGTTCGAACCCCGGCGCGAGCCCGATCGCCGTCGGCTGGAAGCAGGGCCCGGCCGCCGGCAGCAATGCCGCCAGACCGGAACCGAGCAGGATCCAGACAGCGAAAAAGCTGATGAGATAGCGATAGCGCAGCGCGTCGGCCGTCGCCGGAAGGAAACTGCAGAGCATGACCCCCACCGACATCGGAAGAAACCAGCCATGATAAAGGGAGTCGAGCACGAACGTTATCCAGGGCGACGGCAGGACGGCGTGGGTGATCCGCCACGGATCGATCCCGGCGAACAGCATCCGGTCCAACCCGGCCAGCGCCGGGTCGAGTCCGAAGCCCGCCTGTGGCAGGACACGTTGTTTGAACAGGTTGAAGGTGGCGAGCAGCAGCGCGAAGATCAGCGGCGGGCTGAGGAACGACAGGAACCCGTCTCGCTGCCGTCGCAGTTCGATCTCTATCAATACCAACGCTCGAAGTGACGTCCTTTCAGCGTGCGAGTTCCTTCGGTGGAACAGCAAAGCAAGCGCGATCAGCGCAACGAGAATCCACACGGGGGCTATCAGGCAGAGGTAGGTGGCGAGCAGCGTCAGGTAATCGCTCATCCCCACTTCGCTGAGCCAGAGCGTCAGCCCGGTATAAGCGATCAGCAGCGTGAACAACGTTCCGGTGAACACCGCCTCTCGTTGCGATCGTCCGATCATTTCCCCCCCGGGACGGATAAGCGACGGTCTTTGCCCACCCTCTAAGTCTAGGCAAAATTGACTTACATCAAGTTACCGCGGTGATCCGGGACAGCGGACCTTGGATCGAGCTGCACAGGGATTGCGCGAGCCGGGCAGGTGCTTCAGTAAAGTAAATCACTGACGGTCGCGGGGGAGTGGCACCGATGGAGCGAATGCGCGGCGACGAGCCGGTCCTGGAGATTGCGGGCCTGTCCAAGACCTATGGCGGCCGCGCCGGGGTGCGGGCGGTGCAGGATGTGTCGCTGACCGTCGGGGCGGGCGAGGTCTATGGCTTTCTGGGCGCGAATGGCGCGGGGAAGAGCACGACGATCCGGATGCTGCTGGGGCTGATCACGCCCTCCTCGGGGGCCATCCGCTTGTTCGGGCGTGACCTTCGGCATGGTCAGCCGCTGGGCAAGGTGGGTTCGCTGGTGGACGGCGGGGCATTCTATCCGTTTCTCTCGGGGCGCCGGAATCTTGAGGTGCTGGCGAAGACCCAGGGTTCGGATCGCGGCCGGATCGAGCCCTTGCTCGCGCAGGTGGGGCTCGAGCGCGATGCGCGGCGCAAGGTGAAGGGCTATTCGACCGGCATGCGGCAGCGGCTGGGGGTCGCGGCGGCGCTGCTCAACGATCCCGATCTGGTGATCCTGGACGAGCCCGCCAACGGGCTGGACGCCGCGGGCATCCAGGAGATGCGGGCGCTGATCCGTTCGCTGGCCGAGGAGCGTGGCAAGACGGTGTTCCTCTCCAGCCATCTGCTCAACGAGGTCCAGCAGTTGTGCGACCGGGTGGCGATCATCGACCGCGGGGTGCTGATCCGCGAATCGACGGTGGACGAGCTGCTGCAGGAGGAAGCGACGCTGCGGATCGTGGCGACACCGCTCGAGACGGCGCGGGCGGTGCTGTCGGCGGACTGGCCGTGCGAGATTGCGGGGACCGCGTTGCGCGTGACCGCCGCGCAGGCCGATGCGCCCGAAATCCTGCGCCGGCTGGTGGCCGCGCGGATCGAGGTCTTCAGCCTGGCGCCGCAACGGCGGACGCTGGAAGAAGCCTTTCTTGCGATCACCCAGACGGAGACCGGCGATGCGTAGCGCGATCTCGGCGGAATGGACCAAGCTGCTGCCGCATCGCGGCACCTGGATGCTCGTGTGGCTCTATCCGATCGGGATGCTGCTGCTCCTGCTCGCGGCGCTGGCCGCGCGGCTGGGCGGTGCACCGGGCGGGCCGATCGACGCGG encodes:
- a CDS encoding phosphatase PAP2 family protein, translated to MIGRSQREAVFTGTLFTLLIAYTGLTLWLSEVGMSDYLTLLATYLCLIAPVWILVALIALALLFHRRNSHAERTSLRALVLIEIELRRQRDGFLSFLSPPLIFALLLATFNLFKQRVLPQAGFGLDPALAGLDRMLFAGIDPWRITHAVLPSPWITFVLDSLYHGWFLPMSVGVMLCSFLPATADALRYRYLISFFAVWILLGSGLAALLPAAGPCFQPTAIGLAPGFEPLFARLQGQQNWISSEWPMAGLSALEFQHGLLELHDSRGALAIGGGISAMPSLHNALAALFAMAAFQIDRRAGWVMTIYAALIWIGSIHLGWHYAVDGPVAVAATAAIWWASGRVVTALIADGSERAEMAHC
- a CDS encoding ABC transporter ATP-binding protein; this translates as MERMRGDEPVLEIAGLSKTYGGRAGVRAVQDVSLTVGAGEVYGFLGANGAGKSTTIRMLLGLITPSSGAIRLFGRDLRHGQPLGKVGSLVDGGAFYPFLSGRRNLEVLAKTQGSDRGRIEPLLAQVGLERDARRKVKGYSTGMRQRLGVAAALLNDPDLVILDEPANGLDAAGIQEMRALIRSLAEERGKTVFLSSHLLNEVQQLCDRVAIIDRGVLIRESTVDELLQEEATLRIVATPLETARAVLSADWPCEIAGTALRVTAAQADAPEILRRLVAARIEVFSLAPQRRTLEEAFLAITQTETGDA